Part of the Candidatus Palauibacter australiensis genome is shown below.
GTTGACGAAGCGCTCGATCTGCGCGGGCGTCGCGAGGTAGGTGAAGTCGTGCTCACGAGCGACACGGTTCTGGCGATCCAGGGAACTCGTGGACCCGCGGAGACTCTGCCCCGAGAGTTCGCCGGGCACGGCCACGGCCAGAAGAAACGGCAATACCGTCCAGGTTTTCACGATGCCTCCACCCCGCCGATCCGCCCCACCCGAACTGCACGCGAACCCGAAACATAAGCCGGCAGGGCTTCGACGTTCAACTTTTGCCGTCCGGAGGCGAGCCGGGACGCCCGATCGACGGCCGGGACGCCTCCCTTTCGCCGGCGTGCGCTACGGCACGTTGCGGATGCCGAAGAACCGCTCCCGACGGGCGAGGGCGCGGCGGGTCGCATTGGCGTCGGCGCGGGCGAAGCGGATGGGCGTGCCGGGCCGGGCCTGCGCGAACGCGTCGAGCGCGATCGGGTCGACGGAGCCGAGCTTCGCGTAGCCACCGATCGTGGGCCGGTCCCGCATGAAGACGAGCGGCAGGCCGTCGCCCGTGACCTGAACGGTCCCGTCCACGAGCGGCGTGGAGTCGAGGACGCGCGGACCCGAACTCAGGGTGGGGCCGGCCAGTCGGCCCGCGGTTCGGTCGCTCGCCGGGTCGACGGTCCATTCCGCGTCGAACACCCGCTCCCGGTCCGCGTTCGAGAACTCGGCCCACTCGTAGCCGGCGATCAGCGGCAACGTCAGCGACGCCGTCTCCGGCGGGACGAGTTCGTGGGGCACACGTCGCACCGGACACGCGCGTTCGGGTTCGGCCCAGCGGAGGGGTTCACCCGGGCGCAGAGGCCGGCCGAGCATCCCGGGCCATCCGTCGCGCACGACGGCGGACGCGGAGCCGAACGCAGTGGGAACATCGAGTCCGCCGGGGAACGCGACGAAGGCGCGCATGCCGGTCGCGCTGTAGCCGAGCCGGAGCACTTGGCCCGGCCGTGCCCGGAGGGTGCGCCAAGCGCCCGTTTCGACGCCGTCGAGCGTGGCGGCGCAGTCGGCGCCCGTCAGCGCAACGGCCGTCTCGACGGCGAAGCGCAGGGCAAAGCCGCCCAGGGTGATCTCGAGCGCGGCCGCCGTCGGATCGTTGCCGAGCAGCCGGTTGGCCCACAGGTACGCGCGCTGGTCCATCGCGCCCCCGGGAGCCAGCCCGGCGCGGCGGCCGGTCCGCCGGCCCAGATCCTGGATCGTGCAGAACGGGCCGGGGCGGTCCACGACGCCGTGCGGGCTCATCCGCCGGCGGCCTCGTACTCGTCACGGTCGATCGGGCGGAACTGGACCGAGCCGCCCGGTCGGAAGCGCGCGATCCGCTCGGCGGCATCGGCGAACAGCGCCGAGGGCACGCGGCCGATCAGGCGCCAGCCGCCCGGCCCCGCCGCCGGATAGATGCCGGTGCGCCGGTCCGCGATCCCGACGGCTCCCGCCTCGACCCGCGGGCGGGGCGTCGCGAGGCGCGGCATAGCGATCCGCGCGTCCACGTCACCCATATATGCGAACCCCGGCGCGAACCCGGTCGCGAGTACCGCATACGTCGTTCCGCTGTGGAGCCGCGCCACCTCCGCCACGCCCACGCCCGCGTTCGCCGCCACAGCCTCGAGGTCGGGGGAGAGTTCGGGATCGTAGCACACCGGCAGCGACACAGGGTCTCCCGCGTCGATCCGGGGCGCCTGCGCGAGGCATTCGTCAGCGGCCGCTGCCAGCCTGGACTCGACATCCGGCGCGTTCCAAGTGTGCGGCGAGCCCTCGACGAGGAGCCGGTTGAAGGCCGGAATCGTCGCGCGGAGATCCGGCAAGGCGTCGCGCGCGAGGCGTTCGAGACGGAGGACGCGGGCAATGCCGTCGCGGTCGGGCGCGACCGGAAGCGTGACCAGGGCGCTCACCGGCCCCGGGAAAGTGATCACCGGCGATCTACATCTTCCGCGGCAGGAGTTCGCGGATGCGGCGGATCACCGCCGTGGCGGAGGGATTGTCGCCGTGCACGCA
Proteins encoded:
- a CDS encoding biotin-dependent carboxyltransferase family protein → MSPHGVVDRPGPFCTIQDLGRRTGRRAGLAPGGAMDQRAYLWANRLLGNDPTAAALEITLGGFALRFAVETAVALTGADCAATLDGVETGAWRTLRARPGQVLRLGYSATGMRAFVAFPGGLDVPTAFGSASAVVRDGWPGMLGRPLRPGEPLRWAEPERACPVRRVPHELVPPETASLTLPLIAGYEWAEFSNADRERVFDAEWTVDPASDRTAGRLAGPTLSSGPRVLDSTPLVDGTVQVTGDGLPLVFMRDRPTIGGYAKLGSVDPIALDAFAQARPGTPIRFARADANATRRALARRERFFGIRNVP
- a CDS encoding allophanate hydrolase subunit 1, with the translated sequence MITFPGPVSALVTLPVAPDRDGIARVLRLERLARDALPDLRATIPAFNRLLVEGSPHTWNAPDVESRLAAAADECLAQAPRIDAGDPVSLPVCYDPELSPDLEAVAANAGVGVAEVARLHSGTTYAVLATGFAPGFAYMGDVDARIAMPRLATPRPRVEAGAVGIADRRTGIYPAAGPGGWRLIGRVPSALFADAAERIARFRPGGSVQFRPIDRDEYEAAGG